The Diceros bicornis minor isolate mBicDic1 chromosome 18, mDicBic1.mat.cur, whole genome shotgun sequence sequence gagggcTGGGGACAGGAGGGGGAGCTCCTATAAATTCAGAAACGTGCAAACTCGGCCCCCAATCGAGGCACAAGTTTGTTGGCAGGCACTAGGACCCAAGACAGCCAGGAAGGCGGAAAGCGGGTGGGTTGATCCGGGGACCGGAGAAGCGGAGGTCGGATCCTCCGGCACTAGGGCCTGGCGGAGTTCCGGCGGAGTTCCGGCTGTGGGCGGGGCATGAGCGGTGCGAGCGCGCGCAGCCGCAGAAGGCGGCCCGATGGAGCCCGAACTTGAGCCCGCGGCCGTAGAGGTTCCTGCCGGGCGCGTGCTCAGGTGCGGCGCGGCCCGGAGGAGGCACGGGGACCGCGGGGGGAACGCGGTGAAGGGGACGGGGGTCCGGGACCGGGCCGGGCGGCCCCGACTGCATGGTGCTGATTCCACGTCTCCCCCTTCCCCAGCGCCCGGGAGCTCCTCGCCGCCCGCTCGCGGTCCCAGAAGCTTCCCCAGCGCTCGCATGGCCCCAAGGACTTCCTCCCCGACGGCTCGGCGGCCCAGGCCGAGCGGCTGCGCGTGTGCCGCGAGGAGCTCTGGCAGCTGCTGGCCGAGGAGCGCGTGGAGCGCCTGTGAGCGGGGTGGGCCCGAGGTCGGCGGGGCGGGCGGACCCCATAGACTTCTCGGGTAGACTGAGACAGAGCCCTCCCCACTCCTCGTCAGGGGCAGCTTGGTGACCGCCGAGTGGAGACCGGAAGAGGGGTTCGTGGAGTTGAAGTCTCCTGCGGTGAGCGGTGGGGCTCAGGGACGGGACCCGCCTTCTCTGCCCTTCTGGCTCTTTTGTGACATTTGCTCTGGGTCCCTCAGGGTAAATTCTGGCAGACCATGGGCTTCTCAGAGCAGGGCCGGCAGCGGCTTCACCCCGAGGAGGCCTTGTATCTGCTGGAGTGTGTGAGTGAGGCTCTGGGAGGGTGGGAAAAGGGTTGGGACCAAGGAACCagaaggacatgtttttattGGAGAAAAAGTATACACAACTGAGCATTCAGGGAGCTTGTAACCTCACTTCTAGAGAAGGAGACAAGAATACTGTGCGGGAAGCAGAGATTCCAGTCCATATTAGTGGTGTTCCCCTCCCCTTCCTGGTTGGCCATATTCTTGCTATGATCTGGGGGGAAGTTGCCCCATTGGCTGTGCCACTGCAGGGAGGGCTTAGAAGTTGAGCTGTTGGCCCCACTTCCAGGGCTCCATCCAGCTCTTCCACCAAGACCTGCCGCTGTCTATCCAGGAGGCCTACCAGCTGCTGCTCACTGAGGACACCGTTACTTTCCTGCAGTACCAGGTATCTGCCACTTTCTCCCAAGAGAGGAGCCACCCATCAGCTGAATCAATGAGTATTTCTAAGAACCTGCGAGGTGCTAGACACAGACCCATGTGCTAGGGGTACAAGACAGACAAGGGCTCTGCTGTCATGGTGCTTACATCCTAGAGATGGATAATAAGTAAGCAAGCAAATGAACCTGGTACACTCCAATATGAGAAGGTCAGGGGAAGATAAGGAACCAGAAACAGAGACTGAGGAGTAATGCAGGAGATGAACCAGGAGAGGTGGTGTCATAGAAGCCAAGAGAAGGTCTTTCAAGGAAGAAGTGGTCAGCCATGTTGAAGGCTGCTGAAAGATCAAGCAGGATGGGGGACATTCCTGTATATGTCTTTCTAATATCTGATATGAATACAGGGATACATGGATGAACATGTGGCTCTTTACCAGAGACGGCTCACCCCACCCATATCTGtggaggggcgggggagggggatgTCTACCGCCTGCCATCTTCTTGTTCATATTGTAGTCTGGAGCTTCACTCTTGTCTGCTTTGATATCAGAATATTCTGGGGTATAGTTCTTTTCTTGGTCCATCGGCTATCAGCttttttggatttgtttttaaatcaagaaaCCACTAAATGTCATTTGTGCCTACAGTAAGGTAACTGAGAGACAGGGATTCATACTGAGACCATAGTTTGGGGAGAGTATTTATTTATAATGGAGTATGGTCTAACCAGTCCCTGGGTTTGGAATCTGGGGgtgtgcaggaggggcaggggagggggcatGGGGAATGGCTTCTGTCTGGAGAAACTGTTTGGACGTCTGACCTTTACTGTTTTTCTTCTGAGGTCTTCAGCCACCTGAAGAGACTGGGCTATGTAGTTCGACGATTCCAACCAAGGTAAATCCCTATCCCATTTCCCTCTCATTTGTTCTAGTCCTGGGACCTGGCTGactagccccaaagtggaaagtGGCCTCTCCTCACCCAGAGTCCTTGGCTggagccacagctccctggacaTGGACTGGGGGCCTCTGCTGGAAGTGCTCTATTGAGAGGTGTATTGTGATGAATCTGGGTCATTTCAGCTTGTGCTGGGTTATCTAATTGAGACCCATCTTTAGCCCGTTCACTCCACACGTAACGACTGAGCACCTACAGCTCACTGTGAGCATGGAGATGCCGCACTGGAACAGCGCTTGGCACGTAGTAGGTGGCAGGCAGATTTGTTGAGTGCATGCATGAATGAAGGACTGAGTGAGGAACTAACAGTTGTGTAGGGTTTCACATCCCTGTTGCTGGGATAGATGTTCTTTCCTTCTGGGGCCACTGAAGATCATCACCTTAGTAATCCAGCATTGTTAAGAGGCACAGAGACCTTCAGACTTGGAGTAGAAATGGGTACAGCCTTTGCAGTTTCATAGGATGTCACAAAAGCTCAAGAACAGGCACATCCTGTAATTCCTGAAAGTAGAATATGTCCTAAGGAGATAGTCACAGATGTGTGCGTTAAGTTCACCTGTGAAAatgttcatgcattcattcagcaaTATTTGTTGACCACTTActgggtgccaggccctgtgctcgtTGCTGAGGAACAGCAGAGAGCAAAATCACTGCCTCCCCCTGCCCGAGCTTGCACAAAACACCGTCACTCTGcaaaattagtgaacttgaaaacatccTATGAGTCCAACAGGGAAGGCATGGTCACACAAATTAGAGTTTATCCCTTAgggcagcactgtccaatagaactttctgtagtgatgaaaatgttctatgtctGTGCTATCCAATATATGTGGCTTTTGCAACTATgggactgaatttttaattttaatgaatttaaatttaacttaaatAGCCCCTCATGTCTAGTGGATACCATATTGGACAATGCAGCTTTAGAGCCATAAGAAAATCATGGCAGGGAGGAGTGCTGTAGTGGTAAGGGGCCATGTCCATAATatattattgagtgaaaaaaaaatatcaCACAGTAGTGTGTTAGTACGATGTCACTTCGGATATAAAAAAACATGGAGAGAAGAGACTGTATGTGTTTATAAGAAACTAAAATGTTACAGTTGTATCCgtgggttttattttcatttttattttcctgtattATCTAAGTTTTCTAGTCCTCTTGATTTTTCTCACCAGTGATTAATCATTTATTGCTGGCTCTGCAGGAGCCCCGGTTCCAGTGAGCCTTTGTTCAAAGGTGCTATGGATGAGACTCAGAGACCTAGTCAAAGACACATGGTCAGGTCCCTGTGGCTGCCTCCATGTACCCCAAGTGCAGGTCTCTCTGGGGCCTCAGCCCTTGGATGTGACTCTGACCCTGGCCCACTGACTTGTCTTCTGGGCCAGTCCCTCACAAATTCCACTGGGAGCACCAGGCTGAGGAGGTGGATCAGTTGCCTGCCCCATTCTCACCCCACAGCTCCGTCCTGTCCCCTTACGAGAGGCAGCTGAACTTGGATGGCAGTGCCCAGCACTTGGCGGATTGGCATGGCAAGAGGAAGAGGAGCGCCAGCTCTCGGTAATGCTGCGCACATGGCTGGCCCCCAGGGAGTTCTAGGGGGCAGAGCTGTTGAGGGAGTGCTGGTGTTTGGGACCTTGGAGAATGCATGGGTGTAAGAGCTGGGCTCGGGCAGCTCCCATGTAGGCTCCAGGAGGCAGTAGGGCACATGTGGGACGTGTGCACCTCAGCAATCAGGAGCAGATGTGCTGCATTTCCTCCTACGCCCCTCAGGTCCATTAATAAGAAGCCCAAGGCCCTGGAGAACCCCCTGCAGGGGGTGGATGGGACACCTGAGAGCCTGGCAACCTCCAGCCCACTTCCCTGCAACCAGAACAGCCGATGCCCAGAGGAGAAATCCCAGGAGTCAAGCCCCGTAAAGGGCCCAGCAGCCCCCTTTCAGCTtcttggggagggggtggggtgcaGACAGGAGAGTGGCAAAGTAGAGAATGGAGTCCAGGGGACTTATAAGCCACGCTGGAACTTTGAGCAGATCTCCTTCCCCAACGTGGCTTCAGatagccgccacaccctcctgctTGCCCCAGCCCCAGAGCTGCTCCCAGCTAACGTCACTGGGCGGGAGACAGACGCCAAGTCCTGGTGCCAGAAGCTGAACCAGCGGAAGGAAAAGCTCTCCAGGCGGGAACGGGAGCGACAGGCAGAGGCCCAGTACTTCCGGGAGGATGTAAACTCGGATCCCGAGGTGCAGTGctgctccagctggcaggagtaCAAGCAGCTGCTGCAGAGGCGGCACCTGCAGAAGACCCAGAGCCGCTCCCCACACCTGTGGGACCAGCCTGTCACCCCCTTGCTGAGTCCTGGCCAGGCAGACTCCCCAGGTACCCCATCACTCTGTCACAGCCCCGCGGGCCACTGGCAGCTGAGGAATCATAAGACTTTGAAAGGGGCACAGATGACCCACGACTGCTTAAGGCTTAAGAAAGataggagaggagagagctggctAGTGGAGTGGAACCCACAAGAACAGTCTGTTCTCCTGGGAACAACAAAAGCACCCATGTGGGAAGGTTGAGAAATGGCGAGTCAGTGCCCAAGGAGAGGCAAGGAGGAACCAAAACTAAACAAATGCGTGTGGATGGCTCTGCCACCAACTAGCTGTGACCCCTGTTTACCTGACTCTTAGAGGGGAACAGGGAGGTGATATGTTGGCCAAATAAAAGGAAGGCTTGCTGTATGCCCTGCATGTTAAGAATAGGGAACTCAGGGCAAGAATGGTGTTAACGATTCAGAGCTACTTAGAATCCTTATGGGAATATGGTAGATTGTAAGTGACTAGATTTGGTTTGCCACAtaggttaaatttgaatttcagataaaaagctaatttttttaatgcaagtatgttccaaatattgcatgggacacacctgtaccaaaaaaaaaaatctgctaaatCTGACAACCCTAAGCTAGGTGGCAGATTCAGAAATATCAGGGGAGTCTGTAGATGGCCAACTCCCCTCCCCAATGCCCTGTTCTCACTCTCCTTGTAGCCACAGTCCTTCAGCATATCTCTGTGCTGCAGACGACACACCTTGCTGATGGAGGTGCCTGGTGAGTTTCCAGGTAGTGCCGTCTCCACAGTACTTTGGCTGGCAGCTGGGATTTGACTCCTTAAGTTGGGCATGAGCTGGGGGGTCATTCCAGGGTCCCTACCTTGGctaatatttatgtgtgtgtagggGAGAAGGATGAGTGAGAGACAAGAGGTTGATTATCCCAGGGTTCTGAGATAGGCAGCCTAGCCTCCCCTTGCCCCTCAAGTGGCACCTCACAGCAGGACCTCAGTTCAGGGGAAGGAAAAGGTGGCATGGAAAGAAACGGTAGAGGAGGAGAGTCCCTGCTTCCTAAGGTTTCTTACTCTGTCCTCAGGCTGCTGGAGAAGTCTGGGGACTTGGAGATCAGCTTTGATGTTTACCAGGCTGACGCTGTGGCCTCGTTCCGAAAGAATAACCCTGGCAAGCCCCATGCCCGGATGTGCATTAGTGGGTATGAGACCAGCGAGCGATACCCCTAGGCTTCTGCCAGTCCTCTTGTGAACCAGGTGTTCCCTGTTGCCACACCCCTGGccagtttgccaatccctgagaGGAACCAGAGGTGCAGAGAGATTATGTGACCAAtctgaggccacacagccagttAGTACTAGGCGAACCCAAGCCTCCCAGTCTTCAGCTCTCATTCCTGGCATTTTCGGGTCCTCTCTCTCCTGTGCCACGTTAGTCCTGGGCTCCCCCAGCAGAAGGGTGTGAATTGGAGGGACTTAAAGGTTGAGAGTGATGAGAACCTCACTTCCTAGTCCCCTTACCCAGGAGAGCCCAGGGGCTAGACTTCTTGTACCTCAACTCCTGTCTCACGGTCTCCCTACCCTGGGAGCctcagagggctggggtctcGAAGCTCATGGCGGGGGGCTATGTCCGGGTCTCAGTCTAACCTTTATCCCTGCAGGTTTGATGAGCCAGCCCCAGACCTCTGCACCCTCAAGCGGTTGTCCTACCAGAGTGGGGATGTTCCTCTGATCTTTGCCCTGGTGGATCACGGAGACATCTCCTTCTACAGCTTCAGGGACTTCACACTACCCAGGGATCTGGAGCACTGACCACCCAGCCCTGGCAGGGCCTGGGGCTTGCTCTGGGGGACCTGGACTGTCTACTCTCAGGGAccatctcagctgcctccttcacCGAGACTCTGACCTGTACCTGCAGGGGCTAGTCTGGGCCGTGGCCCTGGGTGTCAGATGCTTGCAGGAGAGTGAAGCTGTGCCCCACACCTGGCTGCTGCAGTGCTTCCAAGCCCCAGGCCTGAGATTGCTGCCTTGCAGTGATCCTTCTGGAACCCAGGACTAGATttcagagacccagagaggtgggGCAGAAGAGAGGACTCTGTGCCTTTAAATGAGAGGGTGCCTGCTTCATACAATAAAGCCAAAGCCATTAAAAAATAGATGCTTTTTCTGCTGGCTGGATACAGTGAACAAGTTCCCCAGCCCCACTCGGGGAGTGCAGGACCTTCCCCCCCCCCATCCGGTTGTCCGTGGAACTGACCCCTAAGCCCTCACCCTTGCTTTGCTCACCCACAGAGAGCGCTGCTGTCTCGGTTTGGGACCTAAAAGAAGGTCGCGGGAGGGCGGGGACGAAATTCGGTACTTTTCTCAGGGCCTGCGCCGGAGGGGATGGGAAGTCAGACCTCTAGTCAGCTTGGCTTTCTGAAGGGCAGTCCGAGGAGGCGAGCCGGCGCTCCATCGGACCTTCCTTGAACGCAGCCGGGTCCGAGTAGAAGAGCGTCTGAGAGGGGCCAGGTCGATGTGGCTTGAATCTTAGTCGCTTGGAGCTGTGAGGTGGAGCGCGCCATTCACGCCCCCGGCCTCGGGCCGGGTTTCCGCGCGCCTTCCGCTCCCGCCTCTCGTCGCTCCAACCCTCTCCCTTGTTCTAAAAACTCCGGTCGCTGTTGCTGTCCCTCGGGGCCTCGGGCGCCTGCCTGCCTCAGCAGCAAGTCGGCGGCGGGGATTCCAGGCTTGGGGCTCGCTGCGATGGGAGGCGCCTTCGGGCGACGCGCTCGTCCCCATGCCACCTCTGGCTCTTGGGTCCCGAAACCTAGCCCTGTGTCTGCCTGTTACCCTCTCTAATTGGGTTGAGTGCGCTCAGGAAAAGCCAGCCGGGCtatgcccctccctcagcagctCGGGGCCGGGTTGTGGGAGGGACGGCTCCCCTCTGCAGTCGGCCTGGGAGGTGGCCCCGGACCCCGCGCGTTCCGGGAACTATTTACTTATCCGGGAGGCGGCGGGACACTGGGCGCGGCGCGCGGTACTGCGACCAGGTGCGCGCAGGtgaggccgggggcggggcggcaGCGCCTCGTGCATATTCACGCGGGCCGCGGTCCCGCCCCCGCGCTCCTCAGGGCCGCGGATTGGCCCGAGCGCGGCCCTCGCCCCCCGAGCGCGCCCTAGCTGCGCCCCCGCTGCGCCCCCGCCCGGTCTGCGTAGGGCTGCGGGGGgcgcggccggggcggggccggaGGCGGGCCCCTGGGGCTGGCGCGCGGGGTTCCGCGGCTCCAGCCGGCTCGCCCTTTATGTAAATAGCGGCGGCTCCGCCCCCGTTCGCCGCGCCGGAGGTGAGCAGGAAGGAGACAGCCGCCCAGCAGCCCGTGGGCCGGCGGCTGAGTGAGCGGAGCCGGCGGCGGGCGCCGAGGGACGCCGAGGCCTCGGGCGGGGGCCGGCCTGGGGTTCCAGGTGAGGCGCGGGCCGGGACCCATCTAGCCGGGCCCGCCCTTCAGGACGCCCGCCACTGGGGGCGGAGAGGCAGGAGAGGGCCAGGACTCCCGGCTTCCCCGGGTCTGTCGGGGAGGGCTGCGCCCAGGTCAGCCCGCCGCCCTGGATCCGTCGCTCCTCTCGTCTGGGAGAAAGACACCTGTGCAAAGTGCAGCTGGAAACTTTTCTCTGCCCGATCCGCCCGTGTTTACAGAATTAGGAGTTCGCGTTTGAACAACAGTGTTGGCTTTGGGGAGCAGGGAAACAGGTGCTCGGCCCGGCTGGTTACCGGGGTCACTGCGAGCGGAGACGCGGTCCCTGGGCCGCGGGCCCCAAGTGCAAGGCGCCTGGCCGGGGAGGCCGGCGACGCACGTCTCCAGTGGCCCTCTCTCAGCGAGCAGTGGCCGGAGCGCGTTACCTCGGCGGCTTAGTCCCTGCCCCTGCCATCTGGGCCCTCTCCCTGGCGGCCTTTTGTGCCTCCTAATCCTCGGACGCAGGAAGCCCGCGGGAGGGACTTCGGTCTCGGGTCCTTTCTCCGCCTCGGGCGGCTTCGGACACCTTAGGGGACGGTACGGAGACCCCAGTCTATTTTCCACGACAACAGGGGCGGAGTTGCGTTGTGGTACGTTGGGACTTGGCGAGGAGTAGAAAATTCTGTCTTGCCAAGAAAGTGTGCAAAGTCTGCTCTTGGTTTGCTCCTGCTGGACCGTTGGTGGACACACTGAGCTTTGGCTGTGGGGAGAATTGACTGTAACCAGGGGAGCTGTGGTGTGGCCCCCTGAGGCTCTCATCTGAGACAGGTGAGCTTTGGGTGAGGTGGGCGGGGCCGAGACTCAGCGCCCCTTCCCATGGGAATCCATGTGCCAGATGCAGGACAGCTTAACCTGGGCTCTAGGGACCCTCTGCAGAGTTTTTGACTGAAGGTTCTGTCAGGCTGCAGAGGAGGGGAACTGGGAGGGAATGAGTGTGTCAGGGAGACGAGAAGCCCCAGGTGGGAAGAACAGGGCAGCAGTGTAGAAGAGCCCCAGGTGGGAAGAACAGGGCAGCAGTGTAGAAGAGCTGTGGCCCAGCACAGGGAAAGCCAAGGTCAGAAGTGGCTCT is a genomic window containing:
- the TSEN54 gene encoding tRNA-splicing endonuclease subunit Sen54 isoform X3 is translated as MEPELEPAAVEVPAGRVLSARELLAARSRSQKLPQRSHGPKDFLPDGSAAQAERLRVCREELWQLLAEERVERLGSLVTAEWRPEEGFVELKSPAGKFWQTMGFSEQGRQRLHPEEALYLLECGSIQLFHQDLPLSIQEAYQLLLTEDTVTFLQYQVFSHLKRLGYVVRRFQPSSVLSPYERQLNLDGSAQHLADWHGKRKRSASSRSINKKPKALENPLQGVDGTPESLATSSPLPCNQNSRCPEEKSQESSPVKGPAAPFQLLGEGVGCRQESGKVENGVQGTYKPRWNFEQISFPNVASDSRHTLLLAPAPELLPANVTGRETDAKSWCQKLNQRKEKLSRRERERQAEAQYFREDVNSDPEVQCCSSWQEYKQLLQRRHLQKTQSRSPHLWDQPVTPLLSPGQADSPATVLQHISVLQTTHLADGGAWFDEPAPDLCTLKRLSYQSGDVPLIFALVDHGDISFYSFRDFTLPRDLEH
- the TSEN54 gene encoding tRNA-splicing endonuclease subunit Sen54 isoform X1 yields the protein MEPELEPAAVEVPAGRVLSARELLAARSRSQKLPQRSHGPKDFLPDGSAAQAERLRVCREELWQLLAEERVERLGSLVTAEWRPEEGFVELKSPAGKFWQTMGFSEQGRQRLHPEEALYLLECGSIQLFHQDLPLSIQEAYQLLLTEDTVTFLQYQVFSHLKRLGYVVRRFQPSSVLSPYERQLNLDGSAQHLADWHGKRKRSASSRSINKKPKALENPLQGVDGTPESLATSSPLPCNQNSRCPEEKSQESSPVKGPAAPFQLLGEGVGCRQESGKVENGVQGTYKPRWNFEQISFPNVASDSRHTLLLAPAPELLPANVTGRETDAKSWCQKLNQRKEKLSRRERERQAEAQYFREDVNSDPEVQCCSSWQEYKQLLQRRHLQKTQSRSPHLWDQPVTPLLSPGQADSPATVLQHISVLQTTHLADGGAWLLEKSGDLEISFDVYQADAVASFRKNNPGKPHARMCISGFDEPAPDLCTLKRLSYQSGDVPLIFALVDHGDISFYSFRDFTLPRDLEH
- the TSEN54 gene encoding tRNA-splicing endonuclease subunit Sen54 isoform X2, which gives rise to MEPELEPAAVEVPAGRVLSARELLAARSRSQKLPQRSHGPKDFLPDGSAAQAERLRVCREELWQLLAEERVERLGSLVTAEWRPEEGFVELKSPAGSIQLFHQDLPLSIQEAYQLLLTEDTVTFLQYQVFSHLKRLGYVVRRFQPSSVLSPYERQLNLDGSAQHLADWHGKRKRSASSRSINKKPKALENPLQGVDGTPESLATSSPLPCNQNSRCPEEKSQESSPVKGPAAPFQLLGEGVGCRQESGKVENGVQGTYKPRWNFEQISFPNVASDSRHTLLLAPAPELLPANVTGRETDAKSWCQKLNQRKEKLSRRERERQAEAQYFREDVNSDPEVQCCSSWQEYKQLLQRRHLQKTQSRSPHLWDQPVTPLLSPGQADSPATVLQHISVLQTTHLADGGAWLLEKSGDLEISFDVYQADAVASFRKNNPGKPHARMCISGFDEPAPDLCTLKRLSYQSGDVPLIFALVDHGDISFYSFRDFTLPRDLEH